TGTAGATATAGGCGGTGTGGGCTCCAACCGCAAAGGCGGAAATAACCATGCCTTCGATCAGTTGGTGCGGGTCCTGGTGGACAATGTAACGGTCCTTGAATGTTCCTGGCTCGGACTCGTCACAGTTACAGATGAGATAGACTGGCTTGGTGTTGTTGGGTGGGATGAACCCCCACTTGATACCGGTGGGGAAGCCGGCTCCACCTCGGCCGCGGAGGCCTGAGGTCTTGACTTCATTGGTGATGGCTTGAGGTTCCATGCCGAGCGCCTGCTTCAGCTGATCATAACCGCCATCCTTGAGGTAGCAATCAATGGACGTATCCCAACCGGAGCGGTCGACATTTTTGAAGATGAGTCGGTGCTCGCAGGGGTGAGGCTCTTTGCCCGGAATGTAGGTGATTTCACTCATGTTGAAAGTGGTTTAGCCTTTGTATTGATTGAGGAGAGCTTCGGCCTTTTCAGGGGCGACAGCTTCGTGGAAGTCATCATTGACCAGGCAGACCGGCCCGGTTCCGCAGGACGCGAGGCACTCGGCATATTCGACCGACCACTGCCCACAGGGGGAAACGGCGACCGGGTTGTGGTGAGAGTCTGAGTTGGAGCGGTCGATGCCGGTCAGTTCACAAATGCGCTCCATGAGTTCGGCGGACCCGGCCATGGCGCAGGAGAGGGTGCGGCAAATACGGAAGTGATACTTTCCGGGCGCGCTTTCACGGAAGCCGGGGTAGAAGGAGACCACTTCAAATACCTGCATCGGTTCAAGTCCCAGTTTGCCAGCGATCCACTCAGTGGCCTCTTTGTTGATAAAACCAAACTGATGTTGGATGATATGCAGCAGGGGGAGAACCGCTGAACGTTTTTTGTCGTCCGGATACTGGGCAATACGTTTGTCAGCCTCCGCATCGATCTCAGCAGTAATTACAAAGGGCGGAAAAGTGGATGTGGTTTCCATTTCTAGGATGTTTTTTGCCTGCTGAGCAGACAGGGTTGACAGGTTTCTGTAAGATTTCCTGATGATTCAGGGGGAGTGGGTCTTGATCTTTTTTTGCGGTCTGGTTTCTGCTACCTGTCACATTCGCCGAGCACGAAGTCGAGAGAGCCGAGGATGGCCGGGACATCGGAGACCATGTGTCCTGGGATCATGTGGTCGAGGATGGACAAACTGACAAAGGATGGGGAGCGGATTTTCATGCGGTGGGGGACACCGCCTCCTTTGGAATGAATATAAAATCCAAGTTCTCCCTTCGGGTTTTCAGCGCCGAAGTAGACTTCACCGGCCGGGGCTTCAATCCCCTGGGTTGCGATGATAAAGTGGTGAATGAGCTCCTCCATGTTGGTCAGCACCTTGTCTTTTGCCGGGAGCATGTTCTTGCTGTCTGCGACGTTCACCGGGCCTTCGGGCATGTCGGCAATGATTTGGCGCAAAATGCGGATGGACTGGCGCATTTCTTCCATACGGACGAGATAGCGGTCGTAGGAGTCTCCGTTTTCACCGATTGGCACATCAAAGTCATACTGGTCGTATCCGAGGTAGGGGCTGTCTTTGCGGAGGTCGCGGGCGACTCCCGACCCTCTCAGGTTGGGGCCCGTCAGGCCCCAGGAAATGGCATCCTCTTTGGCGATGGTTCCGATATCGCACATCCGGATCATGTAGATCTTATTGCGGTCGAGTAATTGGGAAATCTCATCGATTGATTTTTCGCACTCGTCACAGAACTTGGCGAGGTTGTTGAGGAATCCGTCGGGGAGATCCCGGATTTGGCCGCCAACACGGGTATAAGAGGTGGTGAATCGCGCGCCGGTGAGTTGTTCGCAAAGGTTGTGGGTTTTTTCTCTTTCCGTGTAGCTATAGAGGAAAACCGTCATCGCTCCAACGTCCATAGCGCAGACCCCAACGCCGAGCATGTGCGAGGAGATACGGGCAAGTTCGCAGCAAATGACCCGGATGGCCTCGCCACGGGGGGGGAGTTTCCAGCCCATGAGTTTTTCCACCGCACAGGTGTAAGCCACGTTGTTGGCGAGTGGCGCCAGGTAGTCCAATCGGTCGGTGTAGGGGACAAACTGGTTGTAGTGCATGTTTTCGGCGATTTTTTCGTCGCCCCGGTGCAGGAACCCGATATCGGGTTGGCACTTGGTGACTTTTTCGCCATCGAGTTCGAGGATGAGACGCAGCACTCCGTGGGTTGCAGGGTGCGAAGGCCCCATGTTGAGCACCATTTTTTCACCGAGGATGTCCTGGGTTTCCGCCTGGTAATCGTCTTGGGTGGATTGCTGCTGGGCAGCGTCGAGCCCTGCCTGCGTTTTGGCAGCGGTGTCGGGGACTTGGTATTCCTGCGAATTCATGAGATTGAGACGAGGAAAAGGAGGGCCAAAACCGCCTCATAAGCAAGTCATTTGTTAAGCTTTTTTGTAAGAATCGGAGCCTTCTAGACGTGCATCGAGAGGTGGTCGTGACAGATGGGTGAAAAATAATTCCACAATAGTTAAAAAACTTTCAAAATGGGGGTTGCAATTTTCTTCGGTCTCTGCTTTTTTGCGCGCGTCTCCAACAATGTGCGCACGTGGCGGAATTGGTAGACGCGCATGATTCAGGTTCATGTGTCCTCACGGACGTGGAGGTTCGATTCCTCTCGTGCGCACCATTTATTTATAATAAGCCTCCGGTTAAACTCGGGGGCTTTTTGTTTGTATGGCTCGATCGAGCCTTTAACCACCATGCAGGTGGCTTTTTGGATAAGAAATGGGGATGAGCGCTGTATTTAAGAGAAAACGTGATTTCTACCTATTTCTATCGCTAAGGGGGCCTCAAGGAGGCCTCTAATCGTAGCCTCTAAGTCCGCAGTAAGGGGGCGTCAATTTGTTGAATAGGCGGAAAATTCAGCTTCGGTATCTTTTTGGCATCTATTGCTTATGATTCATCCCAACATACAACCATTTCGGAGTTCTGTAGCCCGAGCGGCACTTTTGTGGTTTTTTATGTGCTGTCTGGGGCTGAATTGTGCTTGGGCTCAAGTCGCGGATCATCCGCTTATCAGCGAAGTAATGGCGGACAACGATACGACCCTTGCCGATGCCGACGGAGATTTCTCCGATTGGCTGGAAATTTACAACCCGACAGAGCTTGCGTTTGATTTGACTGGATATTATTTGACGGATGATGCTGAGGAACTGACGAAGTGGTCATTTCCAAGTGTTTCGTTGGCTGCCGGTGGTAGACTTTTGGTTTATGCCTCGGACAAGGCCCCAGCTCAGCCAGGAGGAGAATTGCACACGAATTTCAAGTTGAGCAAAGCTGGGGAATACCTCGCACTGGTTTCTCCCGATGGCGTCACGGTGATGCATCATTTCTCTCCGATGTTTCCGGCTCAGACGAGTGATGTTTCTTATGGCGTCATCGGTGGGAATCCTGAGTATGAGCAATTCATGTCTATTCCGACTCCAGGTGCAGCCAATGACCAGACCCTTCCGGCACCCGGTCCGATTGCTTTTTCCGAACCAAGCCGAACTTTTTTCGGAGAATTAAGCGTGCGTCTTAGTTCCAATGAGCCAGAAGCGAGTATCTACTATACGACGGATGGAAGTGATCCTTCGCCTGCTAATGGGCTGGAATACAGTGGCCCGATTACGGTAAATTCCACAATCCGACTACGTGCCCTTGCCCTTTTTGCTGGCCAGACGGGTGAAATGTCAGGGGTGAGTTACATTCGTCTTGCTGCTGACCTTGCGACGTATCAATCGGATTTACCCTTGATGGTAATCGATAACTTTGGGGCTGGAACCATTCCGGCCAAATCTTGGAGTGGGAACGGTTCCGGGATTCAGCAGGTTGCCCGACAACCCGCCGTATGGGCTACATTCGACCGTGATGAGGTGTCGGGTATGGCCGCGTTGACTGACGCCCCGCAGATGATGAGTCTTTTGGGGATTCGTGGTAGGGGGGCGTATTCCAGTAGTTGGTCGCAAAAGCCATATAGCGCCGAGGCCTGGAATGAAGTGCAGGATGAAAAAAATGTGCAGGTTCTGGGCATGCCGTCTCATTCGGACTGGGTGTTGTATTACCCGGATACGGATTCCGACAAAGATCCGGTGATGATGTTTAATACCTTTATGTATGATCTTAGCGCACGGATGGGGCGTTATGCGCCACGGTTTCGTTGGGTCGAGGCTTTTGTCAATGAGGATGGCGGGGACTTGACACTGGCTGACCGGCGTGGGGTTTATGCCATTATTGAAAAAGTTTCACGGAGCGATCAGCGTCTGGATTTTAAAAAGATGAGCGATGATGGGACCGGAGGAGGGTTCTTGGTGGGCATCAATCGAATGGATTCCATCCCGGTTGGAGGATTCCCTGCGGAAAATGGCGCCACGTCCCCTCAGTTTTTCCATACCAAGGGGGCGAATCGTATTGCTGAATCTACTCCGAATGTCGGAGGGGGCGGGGACGATATTCCACGTCAAAGCAATGGTTATCTAAATTTTGATAACCCTGGAGGTTACAAAATCAATGCGGCTCAGCGCGCTGCTATCGAGCATTGGTTTTCCAGCTTTGAGGATGTGTTGTATGATGATGCGCGATGGTTGGATCCTGTTGATGGATATACGCGTTATCTCGATGCCGATGATTTTGTGGATTATTTTATCTATAATAACCTGTCCAAAAATGGTGATGGAATGCTGATCAGTATGTTTCCCTGGGTGGGTGATGATGGGAAGCTGAGTATGGGGCCGTCGTGGGACTATAATTGGGGGAGCTATTATCGCTCGGGCTCAGCGACCGGGACGTTGTGGCATCGGGCTGACCGCCTTTGGTACGGTAGGTTGTTTGCAGATCCTGATTTTGAACAACGTTATATCGACCGTTGGTTTATGCACCGCGACGGGCCCCTTAGTAATGCTGGGATCGCACAGGTGATTGACGAACAAGCGGCCGAGATTGGCGCGGAGCGAGCTCAAAGGCAGGGGTTTGCAAGCGAAAGTGCATGGTTGAATGAGCAGAGTACATTCAAAAACTGGCTGACGACACGTGCAGATTGGTATGATTCTCAGTTTGTCAGCAGACCGGTTTTTGTGACGGCGCCTGGGAATGTGCAGGCGGGTGACAGAGTGCGTTTTGCTTCGCCTGAAAATGGTATCATTTATTATACCGTCAATGGCACGGACCCAAGGGCAAGTGGTGGGG
This genomic stretch from Oceaniferula marina harbors:
- a CDS encoding complex I 24 kDa subunit family protein; this encodes METTSTFPPFVITAEIDAEADKRIAQYPDDKKRSAVLPLLHIIQHQFGFINKEATEWIAGKLGLEPMQVFEVVSFYPGFRESAPGKYHFRICRTLSCAMAGSAELMERICELTGIDRSNSDSHHNPVAVSPCGQWSVEYAECLASCGTGPVCLVNDDFHEAVAPEKAEALLNQYKG
- the nuoD gene encoding NADH dehydrogenase (quinone) subunit D, with amino-acid sequence MNSQEYQVPDTAAKTQAGLDAAQQQSTQDDYQAETQDILGEKMVLNMGPSHPATHGVLRLILELDGEKVTKCQPDIGFLHRGDEKIAENMHYNQFVPYTDRLDYLAPLANNVAYTCAVEKLMGWKLPPRGEAIRVICCELARISSHMLGVGVCAMDVGAMTVFLYSYTEREKTHNLCEQLTGARFTTSYTRVGGQIRDLPDGFLNNLAKFCDECEKSIDEISQLLDRNKIYMIRMCDIGTIAKEDAISWGLTGPNLRGSGVARDLRKDSPYLGYDQYDFDVPIGENGDSYDRYLVRMEEMRQSIRILRQIIADMPEGPVNVADSKNMLPAKDKVLTNMEELIHHFIIATQGIEAPAGEVYFGAENPKGELGFYIHSKGGGVPHRMKIRSPSFVSLSILDHMIPGHMVSDVPAILGSLDFVLGECDR
- a CDS encoding CotH kinase family protein gives rise to the protein MCCLGLNCAWAQVADHPLISEVMADNDTTLADADGDFSDWLEIYNPTELAFDLTGYYLTDDAEELTKWSFPSVSLAAGGRLLVYASDKAPAQPGGELHTNFKLSKAGEYLALVSPDGVTVMHHFSPMFPAQTSDVSYGVIGGNPEYEQFMSIPTPGAANDQTLPAPGPIAFSEPSRTFFGELSVRLSSNEPEASIYYTTDGSDPSPANGLEYSGPITVNSTIRLRALALFAGQTGEMSGVSYIRLAADLATYQSDLPLMVIDNFGAGTIPAKSWSGNGSGIQQVARQPAVWATFDRDEVSGMAALTDAPQMMSLLGIRGRGAYSSSWSQKPYSAEAWNEVQDEKNVQVLGMPSHSDWVLYYPDTDSDKDPVMMFNTFMYDLSARMGRYAPRFRWVEAFVNEDGGDLTLADRRGVYAIIEKVSRSDQRLDFKKMSDDGTGGGFLVGINRMDSIPVGGFPAENGATSPQFFHTKGANRIAESTPNVGGGGDDIPRQSNGYLNFDNPGGYKINAAQRAAIEHWFSSFEDVLYDDARWLDPVDGYTRYLDADDFVDYFIYNNLSKNGDGMLISMFPWVGDDGKLSMGPSWDYNWGSYYRSGSATGTLWHRADRLWYGRLFADPDFEQRYIDRWFMHRDGPLSNAGIAQVIDEQAAEIGAERAQRQGFASESAWLNEQSTFKNWLTTRADWYDSQFVSRPVFVTAPGNVQAGDRVRFASPENGIIYYTVNGTDPRASGGGLSTGAIQYDGSSQLTPLVGSGAAVKVVVPTQSNPETGLGWTAIGYDDSHWISGAGGVGYDRQSTYLSEIQLDVRNQMDGVNASAYLRLVFNVDDPASYDVMRLKMKYDDGFVAYLNGNVMASANAPSDLDWNAGATTYINDSDALQFQSIDVSEHLQHLVSGENVLAIHGLNFNTNSSDFLMVPELEAGVVANDVGIPIPRSALLTARRYSGGGWSAPVDGYYFVNAVPAALGNLVVSEIHYRPEDASPEELAAGFSDRDDFEFVELMNVGAQSINLTGVRFVRVEGEGVEFDFSNVYPRVLGSGQRMLLVKNQAAFEFRYGTAVSAQTVGSFSGNLSNDGELLTLLADDGHTIQSIRYNDQHPWPTEADGGGESLILISPERIPDSSDFGNWRVSKSDGGNPGFSDALPYLGGDLIDYALESPLKCGVMDGGVVSVSYAETLGADDARVVLLSSTDMGSWEPLSSSIMEKSYVDGKVIWQGVLDSSQASGREKLFLRLSVTEK